One Pirellulales bacterium DNA window includes the following coding sequences:
- a CDS encoding carbohydrate kinase family protein, translated as MKIDCLCAGILVADHLSPPLDRLPRAGELILADALPLEIGGCASNVALDLIRYGLSVGVLGCVGQDAFGRFIIDTLAQGGIDTSGLREIAGVPTSGTLILNVRGEDRRFIHTIGANGHLRAEDISLDQIRQAKVFYVGGYLLLDSCDPERLAELFRAARVAGVQTVLDIVLPGAGDHWPRLAPVLPETDVFLPNFDEALAITGLDDPMCQAERFVAAGARTAVITCGGDGTVLVSQTNRLRAGVYPVEFLGGTGAGDAFDAGYIAGLVAGGDERECLRLGSLLGASCVRGLSATASVFTRAEAAEFAVRYPLAIETI; from the coding sequence GTGAAGATCGACTGCCTCTGCGCCGGCATTCTTGTTGCCGACCACCTTTCCCCGCCGCTCGATCGCCTGCCGCGGGCGGGCGAGCTCATTCTGGCTGACGCGCTCCCGCTCGAAATCGGCGGCTGCGCCTCGAACGTCGCGCTCGACCTGATCCGTTACGGGCTCAGCGTGGGCGTGTTGGGCTGCGTGGGGCAGGATGCCTTCGGCCGTTTCATCATCGACACGCTCGCCCAAGGTGGCATCGATACGAGCGGCCTGCGCGAAATCGCCGGCGTGCCGACCTCTGGCACGCTGATTCTGAATGTCCGCGGCGAGGATCGCCGTTTCATTCACACGATTGGCGCCAACGGCCATCTCCGTGCCGAGGACATCTCGCTCGACCAGATCCGCCAGGCGAAGGTGTTCTACGTGGGGGGCTATCTGCTGCTCGATTCGTGCGACCCCGAGCGGCTGGCCGAGCTGTTTCGCGCCGCGCGCGTTGCCGGGGTGCAAACGGTGCTCGACATCGTGCTCCCCGGCGCCGGCGATCATTGGCCCCGTCTGGCCCCCGTGTTGCCCGAGACCGACGTCTTCTTGCCGAACTTCGACGAGGCGCTCGCCATCACGGGGCTCGACGATCCCATGTGCCAGGCAGAACGCTTCGTCGCGGCAGGCGCTCGCACGGCGGTCATCACCTGCGGCGGTGACGGCACGGTGCTCGTCTCGCAGACGAATCGCCTCCGCGCCGGGGTCTATCCGGTCGAATTCCTCGGAGGCACCGGCGCGGGAGATGCCTTTGATGCCGGTTATATCGCGGGTCTCGTCGCCGGTGGCGACGAACGCGAATGCCTCCGCCTGGGGAGCCTGCTGGGCGCAAGCTGCGTGCGCGGACTCAGCGCCACGGCATCGGTCTTCACCCGAGCCGAAGCGGCCGAGTTCGCCGTGCGTTATCCGCTCGCCATCGAAACGATCTAA
- the argC gene encoding N-acetyl-gamma-glutamyl-phosphate reductase: MKKTRVAILGGTGYSALELIKLLLRHPHVDIAVITSRQEGSPHIGDVHPALWGRLDVRCEDLGPIAVAGRAECVFSCLPHGVTASLVPHLLEAGARVVDFSADYRLRDPSVYAEWYGEKHADPARLGKAVYGMPELFAEQIVPADLIANPGCYPTAASLALAPLLKAGLIEPHDIIIDSKSGVSGAGRTPKLTTHFPECNESLSAYNVGRHRHTPEIEQTLTIASGQPVQVIFTPHLVPMDRGILSTAYSRPQGTVTETQVMDALREFYTDKPFVRVVKHLPGTKDTSGTNFCDITARVVRDRVLTISCIDNLTKGAAGTAVQNMNLMYGYPETTALL; encoded by the coding sequence ATGAAGAAAACTCGCGTCGCGATCCTGGGCGGAACTGGCTACTCGGCCCTCGAGTTGATCAAGCTGCTGCTGCGCCATCCACACGTCGATATCGCGGTGATTACCAGTCGCCAGGAAGGAAGCCCCCACATCGGCGACGTGCATCCCGCCTTATGGGGCCGGCTCGACGTGCGTTGCGAAGATCTCGGCCCGATCGCCGTCGCCGGGCGTGCCGAGTGCGTCTTTAGCTGTTTGCCGCATGGGGTCACCGCCTCGTTGGTACCCCACCTGCTCGAGGCCGGCGCGCGCGTGGTCGACTTTAGCGCCGACTACCGCCTGCGCGATCCCAGTGTCTATGCCGAGTGGTATGGCGAAAAGCACGCCGATCCGGCGCGGCTGGGCAAGGCCGTCTATGGCATGCCCGAGTTGTTCGCCGAGCAAATCGTGCCGGCCGACCTGATCGCGAATCCTGGCTGCTATCCCACCGCCGCCTCGCTGGCGCTCGCGCCGCTGCTCAAAGCCGGCTTGATCGAACCGCACGACATCATCATTGATTCGAAGAGTGGCGTCTCCGGCGCAGGGCGCACGCCGAAGCTGACGACGCACTTTCCCGAGTGCAACGAGAGCCTGTCGGCCTACAACGTCGGCCGGCATCGGCACACGCCCGAGATCGAGCAGACGCTCACCATCGCCTCGGGCCAACCGGTGCAGGTGATCTTCACGCCCCATCTCGTGCCGATGGATCGGGGCATTCTTTCGACCGCTTATTCGCGCCCCCAGGGCACGGTGACCGAAACGCAGGTGATGGACGCGCTGCGCGAGTTCTATACCGACAAGCCGTTCGTGCGTGTGGTCAAGCACCTGCCCGGCACCAAGGACACCAGCGGCACCAATTTCTGCGACATCACGGCCCGCGTGGTGCGCGACCGCGTGCTGACGATCAGTTGCATCGACAATCTGACTAAAGGGGCGGCGGGCACCGCGGTGCAGAACATGAATCTGATGTACGGCTACCCCGAGACGACCGCCCTGCTGTAG